From Desmodus rotundus isolate HL8 chromosome 12, HLdesRot8A.1, whole genome shotgun sequence, one genomic window encodes:
- the MAMSTR gene encoding MEF2-activating motif and SAP domain-containing transcriptional regulator isoform X4: MGQAAKMMLVPRVGWAHTPEGGRWSWGKGCLLPSRWLAPSPRMALALGALLAGSRQEALEREACMGCVCEGAGHACPANNCSWNCLPGWAPGHSLPAFPLPLPSSLHSPPASDPQTVSGPDPGVLHPESQRCPWKSLKKELPKISQHWREAKPKGNLTYHQYIPPEPRKGSRVDPQAKGSAEGPPGPPPFEETKSQPPPSRMKPTLLPPSLPGVSHPSSPPHKLELQTLKLEELTPLHPHAPGSPPSTASPRPPPQVSELRQQLRLRGLPVSGTKSMLLERMRGGAPSRERPKPRREECPAGAPWPRLRPKALVAARRQGSSKPSPASPRPPVPRVAGSFVTTPAPSQSPSTTPAPALTPSSAPASAVLTLEEELQEAIRRAQLLPNRGIDDILEDQLEPDDPESETTLISTWLLNAADMPAT, translated from the exons ATGGGCCAGGCTGCCAAGATGATGCTTGTGCCAAGGGTGGGGTGGGCACACACTCCTGAAGGGGGCAggtggagttgggggaagggCTGCCTCCTGCCTTCCCGCTGGCTGGCACCTAGCCCCAGAATGGCTCTGGCCCTTGGCGCTCTGctggcagggagcaggcaggaggcCCTGGAAAGGGAAGCCtgcatggggtgtgtgtgtgagggggctGGGCACGCGTGTCCCGCCAACAACTGCAGCTGGAACTGCCTGCCAGGCTGGGCTCCTGGACACTCCCTTCCCgcctttcccctcccactcccttcttccctccacagTCCTCCAGCTTCGGATCCACAGACGGTATCAGGACCCGA TCCTGGGGTCCTGCACCCTGAGTCACAACGCTGCCCTTGGAAGTCCCTGAAGAAG GAGTTGCCCAAGATCTCCCAACATTGGAGGGAGGCCAAGCCCAAGGGGAACTTGACATACCACCAGTACATTCCCCCAGAGCCAAGAAAAGGGTCTAGGGTAGACCCTCAGGCCAAAGGATCAGCTGAGGGTCCCCCTGGGCCACCTCCGTTTGAAGAGACGAAATCACAGCCGCCACCTTCTAG GATGAAgcccactctcctccctccctccctcccaggagtcTCCCACCCCTCGTCTCCTCCACACAAGTTGGAACTTCAGACCCTTAAACTGGAGGAGCTGACG CCCCTGCATCCTCATGCGCCCGGGAGCCCGCCCAGCACGGCCTCTCCCCGACCCCCGCCCCAGGTCTCAGAGCTCCGGCAGCAGTTGCGCCTGCGGGGCCTCCCGGTGTCCGGGACCAAGTCAATGCTCCTGGAGCGCATGCGCGGAGGGGCCCCGTCCCGCGAACGGCCGAAGCCACGGCGCGAGGAATGTCCCGCGGGTGCTCCCTGGCCACGCCTGAGGCCTAAGGCGCTGGTAGCCGCCCGACGGCAGGGCTCG TCCAAACCAAGCCCAGCATCCCCCCGGCCCCCTGTTCCTCGTGTCGCGGGAAGCTTCGTTACCACTCCGGCTCCATCTCAGTCTCCGTCTACGACTCCGGCTCCAGCGCTGACCCCTTCCTCAGCACCAGCCTCAGCAGTCCTGACTctggaggaggagctgcaggAAGCGATCCGGAGGGCGCAG TTACTTCCGAACCGGGGCATCGACGACATCCTGGAGGACCAGTTGGAGCCTGATG ACCCAGAATCAGAAACAACTCTCATCTCCACCTGGCTCCTAAATGCTGCTGACATGCCGGCCACCTGA
- the MAMSTR gene encoding MEF2-activating motif and SAP domain-containing transcriptional regulator isoform X2, which yields MTLAASSQRSQIIRSKFRSVLQLRIHRRYQDPSLSGSFTTSPVSDPDPWISASGPALALTPASPLGPAPFFSSPGVLHPESQRCPWKSLKKELPKISQHWREAKPKGNLTYHQYIPPEPRKGSRVDPQAKGSAEGPPGPPPFEETKSQPPPSRMKPTLLPPSLPGVSHPSSPPHKLELQTLKLEELTPLHPHAPGSPPSTASPRPPPQVSELRQQLRLRGLPVSGTKSMLLERMRGGAPSRERPKPRREECPAGAPWPRLRPKALVAARRQGSSKPSPASPRPPVPRVAGSFVTTPAPSQSPSTTPAPALTPSSAPASAVLTLEEELQEAIRRAQLLPNRGIDDILEDQLEPDDLLPPIPLDFPGSFDVLSPSPDSEGLSSVFSSSLPSPTNSPSPSPRGPVDSLDWLEALSGGPPLGCGPPAPSIFSADLSDSGGTRLWDLLEGPW from the exons ATGACCCTGGCAGCTTCCTCCCAGCGCTCCCAAATCATTCGCTCCAAGTTCCGATCTG TCCTCCAGCTTCGGATCCACAGACGGTATCAGGACCCGA GCCTCTCAGGATCCTTCACCACCTCTCCAGTCTCGGATCCAGATCCCTGGATCTCAGCCTCAGGCCCAGCTCTGGCCCTCACCCCAGCCTCACCCTTGGGCCCTGCCCCTTTCTTCTCCAGTCCTGGGGTCCTGCACCCTGAGTCACAACGCTGCCCTTGGAAGTCCCTGAAGAAG GAGTTGCCCAAGATCTCCCAACATTGGAGGGAGGCCAAGCCCAAGGGGAACTTGACATACCACCAGTACATTCCCCCAGAGCCAAGAAAAGGGTCTAGGGTAGACCCTCAGGCCAAAGGATCAGCTGAGGGTCCCCCTGGGCCACCTCCGTTTGAAGAGACGAAATCACAGCCGCCACCTTCTAG GATGAAgcccactctcctccctccctccctcccaggagtcTCCCACCCCTCGTCTCCTCCACACAAGTTGGAACTTCAGACCCTTAAACTGGAGGAGCTGACG CCCCTGCATCCTCATGCGCCCGGGAGCCCGCCCAGCACGGCCTCTCCCCGACCCCCGCCCCAGGTCTCAGAGCTCCGGCAGCAGTTGCGCCTGCGGGGCCTCCCGGTGTCCGGGACCAAGTCAATGCTCCTGGAGCGCATGCGCGGAGGGGCCCCGTCCCGCGAACGGCCGAAGCCACGGCGCGAGGAATGTCCCGCGGGTGCTCCCTGGCCACGCCTGAGGCCTAAGGCGCTGGTAGCCGCCCGACGGCAGGGCTCG TCCAAACCAAGCCCAGCATCCCCCCGGCCCCCTGTTCCTCGTGTCGCGGGAAGCTTCGTTACCACTCCGGCTCCATCTCAGTCTCCGTCTACGACTCCGGCTCCAGCGCTGACCCCTTCCTCAGCACCAGCCTCAGCAGTCCTGACTctggaggaggagctgcaggAAGCGATCCGGAGGGCGCAG TTACTTCCGAACCGGGGCATCGACGACATCCTGGAGGACCAGTTGGAGCCTGATG ACCTGCTGCCCCCTATCCCCCTGGACTTCCCGGGCTCTTTCGATGtgctgtccccctccccagaCTCCGAAGGCCTCTCATCTGTCTTCTCTTCCTCGCTCCCGTCCCCCACAAactccccatccccatctcccagggGCCCCGTGGACTCCTTGGACTGGCTGGAAGCTCTGAGTGGGGGTCCTCCGCTGGGCTGtggtcccccagcccccagcatcTTCTCTGCTGATCTATCTGATTCCGGTGGCACCCGGCTGTGGGACCTGCTGGAGGGTCCCTGGTGA
- the MAMSTR gene encoding MEF2-activating motif and SAP domain-containing transcriptional regulator isoform X1, with translation MGQAAKMMLVPRVGWAHTPEGGRWSWGKGCLLPSRWLAPSPRMALALGALLAGSRQEALEREACMGCVCEGAGHACPANNCSWNCLPGWAPGHSLPAFPLPLPSSLHSPPASDPQTVSGPDPGVLHPESQRCPWKSLKKELPKISQHWREAKPKGNLTYHQYIPPEPRKGSRVDPQAKGSAEGPPGPPPFEETKSQPPPSRMKPTLLPPSLPGVSHPSSPPHKLELQTLKLEELTVSELRQQLRLRGLPVSGTKSMLLERMRGGAPSRERPKPRREECPAGAPWPRLRPKALVAARRQGSSKPSPASPRPPVPRVAGSFVTTPAPSQSPSTTPAPALTPSSAPASAVLTLEEELQEAIRRAQLLPNRGIDDILEDQLEPDDLLPPIPLDFPGSFDVLSPSPDSEGLSSVFSSSLPSPTNSPSPSPRGPVDSLDWLEALSGGPPLGCGPPAPSIFSADLSDSGGTRLWDLLEGPW, from the exons ATGGGCCAGGCTGCCAAGATGATGCTTGTGCCAAGGGTGGGGTGGGCACACACTCCTGAAGGGGGCAggtggagttgggggaagggCTGCCTCCTGCCTTCCCGCTGGCTGGCACCTAGCCCCAGAATGGCTCTGGCCCTTGGCGCTCTGctggcagggagcaggcaggaggcCCTGGAAAGGGAAGCCtgcatggggtgtgtgtgtgagggggctGGGCACGCGTGTCCCGCCAACAACTGCAGCTGGAACTGCCTGCCAGGCTGGGCTCCTGGACACTCCCTTCCCgcctttcccctcccactcccttcttccctccacagTCCTCCAGCTTCGGATCCACAGACGGTATCAGGACCCGA TCCTGGGGTCCTGCACCCTGAGTCACAACGCTGCCCTTGGAAGTCCCTGAAGAAG GAGTTGCCCAAGATCTCCCAACATTGGAGGGAGGCCAAGCCCAAGGGGAACTTGACATACCACCAGTACATTCCCCCAGAGCCAAGAAAAGGGTCTAGGGTAGACCCTCAGGCCAAAGGATCAGCTGAGGGTCCCCCTGGGCCACCTCCGTTTGAAGAGACGAAATCACAGCCGCCACCTTCTAG GATGAAgcccactctcctccctccctccctcccaggagtcTCCCACCCCTCGTCTCCTCCACACAAGTTGGAACTTCAGACCCTTAAACTGGAGGAGCTGACG GTCTCAGAGCTCCGGCAGCAGTTGCGCCTGCGGGGCCTCCCGGTGTCCGGGACCAAGTCAATGCTCCTGGAGCGCATGCGCGGAGGGGCCCCGTCCCGCGAACGGCCGAAGCCACGGCGCGAGGAATGTCCCGCGGGTGCTCCCTGGCCACGCCTGAGGCCTAAGGCGCTGGTAGCCGCCCGACGGCAGGGCTCG TCCAAACCAAGCCCAGCATCCCCCCGGCCCCCTGTTCCTCGTGTCGCGGGAAGCTTCGTTACCACTCCGGCTCCATCTCAGTCTCCGTCTACGACTCCGGCTCCAGCGCTGACCCCTTCCTCAGCACCAGCCTCAGCAGTCCTGACTctggaggaggagctgcaggAAGCGATCCGGAGGGCGCAG TTACTTCCGAACCGGGGCATCGACGACATCCTGGAGGACCAGTTGGAGCCTGATG ACCTGCTGCCCCCTATCCCCCTGGACTTCCCGGGCTCTTTCGATGtgctgtccccctccccagaCTCCGAAGGCCTCTCATCTGTCTTCTCTTCCTCGCTCCCGTCCCCCACAAactccccatccccatctcccagggGCCCCGTGGACTCCTTGGACTGGCTGGAAGCTCTGAGTGGGGGTCCTCCGCTGGGCTGtggtcccccagcccccagcatcTTCTCTGCTGATCTATCTGATTCCGGTGGCACCCGGCTGTGGGACCTGCTGGAGGGTCCCTGGTGA
- the MAMSTR gene encoding MEF2-activating motif and SAP domain-containing transcriptional regulator isoform X3 has product MTLAASSQRSQIIRSKFRSVLQLRIHRRYQDPSLSGSFTTSPVSDPDPWISASGPALALTPASPLGPAPFFSSPGVLHPESQRCPWKSLKKELPKISQHWREAKPKGNLTYHQYIPPEPRKGSRVDPQAKGSAEGPPGPPPFEETKSQPPPSRMKPTLLPPSLPGVSHPSSPPHKLELQTLKLEELTVSELRQQLRLRGLPVSGTKSMLLERMRGGAPSRERPKPRREECPAGAPWPRLRPKALVAARRQGSSKPSPASPRPPVPRVAGSFVTTPAPSQSPSTTPAPALTPSSAPASAVLTLEEELQEAIRRAQLLPNRGIDDILEDQLEPDDLLPPIPLDFPGSFDVLSPSPDSEGLSSVFSSSLPSPTNSPSPSPRGPVDSLDWLEALSGGPPLGCGPPAPSIFSADLSDSGGTRLWDLLEGPW; this is encoded by the exons ATGACCCTGGCAGCTTCCTCCCAGCGCTCCCAAATCATTCGCTCCAAGTTCCGATCTG TCCTCCAGCTTCGGATCCACAGACGGTATCAGGACCCGA GCCTCTCAGGATCCTTCACCACCTCTCCAGTCTCGGATCCAGATCCCTGGATCTCAGCCTCAGGCCCAGCTCTGGCCCTCACCCCAGCCTCACCCTTGGGCCCTGCCCCTTTCTTCTCCAGTCCTGGGGTCCTGCACCCTGAGTCACAACGCTGCCCTTGGAAGTCCCTGAAGAAG GAGTTGCCCAAGATCTCCCAACATTGGAGGGAGGCCAAGCCCAAGGGGAACTTGACATACCACCAGTACATTCCCCCAGAGCCAAGAAAAGGGTCTAGGGTAGACCCTCAGGCCAAAGGATCAGCTGAGGGTCCCCCTGGGCCACCTCCGTTTGAAGAGACGAAATCACAGCCGCCACCTTCTAG GATGAAgcccactctcctccctccctccctcccaggagtcTCCCACCCCTCGTCTCCTCCACACAAGTTGGAACTTCAGACCCTTAAACTGGAGGAGCTGACG GTCTCAGAGCTCCGGCAGCAGTTGCGCCTGCGGGGCCTCCCGGTGTCCGGGACCAAGTCAATGCTCCTGGAGCGCATGCGCGGAGGGGCCCCGTCCCGCGAACGGCCGAAGCCACGGCGCGAGGAATGTCCCGCGGGTGCTCCCTGGCCACGCCTGAGGCCTAAGGCGCTGGTAGCCGCCCGACGGCAGGGCTCG TCCAAACCAAGCCCAGCATCCCCCCGGCCCCCTGTTCCTCGTGTCGCGGGAAGCTTCGTTACCACTCCGGCTCCATCTCAGTCTCCGTCTACGACTCCGGCTCCAGCGCTGACCCCTTCCTCAGCACCAGCCTCAGCAGTCCTGACTctggaggaggagctgcaggAAGCGATCCGGAGGGCGCAG TTACTTCCGAACCGGGGCATCGACGACATCCTGGAGGACCAGTTGGAGCCTGATG ACCTGCTGCCCCCTATCCCCCTGGACTTCCCGGGCTCTTTCGATGtgctgtccccctccccagaCTCCGAAGGCCTCTCATCTGTCTTCTCTTCCTCGCTCCCGTCCCCCACAAactccccatccccatctcccagggGCCCCGTGGACTCCTTGGACTGGCTGGAAGCTCTGAGTGGGGGTCCTCCGCTGGGCTGtggtcccccagcccccagcatcTTCTCTGCTGATCTATCTGATTCCGGTGGCACCCGGCTGTGGGACCTGCTGGAGGGTCCCTGGTGA